Proteins encoded by one window of Dioscorea cayenensis subsp. rotundata cultivar TDr96_F1 chromosome 6, TDr96_F1_v2_PseudoChromosome.rev07_lg8_w22 25.fasta, whole genome shotgun sequence:
- the LOC120263993 gene encoding transmembrane 9 superfamily member 11-like, with translation MFFLLSSRMSTWTTFLLPFLQCCLMCSLVQAFYLPGTYPHWYVDGGLLFAKVNSLTSFNTELPFGYYTLPFCQPTGGVKQMAESLGELLMGDRVENSPYRFKMNTNEAGVFLCSTGPLSSHQVNTLKQRIDKQYNVNLILDGLPAIRYTEKDGQNLQGTGYPVGVRSNDSYYVFNHLKFKIMVHKSNVADYLHTIVGFKVTACSHNHIQGVDPEFKMYDKVSVKINCDPRIPAMEIKEKNEIMFSYDVSFVESDIKWPSRWDIYLEAGDQSHVHWFSIMNSLMIVTILAGIILVILFRTVRRDLMHYENVQQTQEEISGWKLLSGDVFRAPTNPDILCVMVGDGVQILAMGVITILFAAIGFMSPSSRGALINGMLFFYVALGFAGGYVSAKLYRTINNGRFRGWVLVSLKTSFFFTGIVFIDIIMLNFLLWGSQSSGALPLSSFGTLLLLWSCVSTPLTLVGSYFGARSDLIRYPTKPRQIPRDIPSQNYPSWMWTVGAGAIPFATLFMELFFIMSSFWHGQAHYVFGFLFIVMVLLVLVCAEISLVLTYIELCAEDWQWWWRSFFTSGSVAIYVLIYSVLYLVVDLQSLSGPVSAWLYIGYSLLIVFAVFLATGAVGFLSSFCFVYYLFSSVKQD, from the exons ATGTTCTTTCTTCTTTCAAGCAGGATGAGTACATGGACTACCTTTCTCCTTCCTTTTCTGCAATGCTGCCTAATGTGTTCATTGGTGCAGGCATTCTACCTTCCTGGCACTTATCCCCACTGGTATGTGGACGGCGGTCTCCTTTTTGCCAAGGTGAACTCCCTTACTTCCTTCAACACCGAGTTACCCTTTGGCTATTACACTCTCCCTTTCTGCCAACCGACCGGCGGTGTCAAACAAATGGCTGAGAGCCTTGGTGAACTCCTTATGGGCGACCGTGTTGAGAACTCCCCATACCGGTTCAAGATGAACACCAATGAAGCCGGCGTATTCCTCTGCTCCACCGGCCCCTTATCATCTCACCAAGTTAATACCTTGAAGCAACGCATCGATAAACAGTATAATGTCAACCTCATTCTTGATGGCCTCCCTGCCATTCGGTATACAGAGAAGGATGGACAGAATCTCCAGGGGACTGGCTATCCAGTTGGCGTTCGATCCAACGATTCGTATTATGTGTTCAATCATCTCAAGTTCAAAATAATGGTTCATAAGTCCAATGTTGCTGATTACTTGCACACAATTGTCGGATTTAAGGTTACTGCTTGTAGCCATAATCATATTCAAGGAGTTGACCCAGAGTTTAAAATGTATGACAAGGTTTCTgtgaagatcaattgtgatccTCGGATACCAGCCATGGAAATTAAGGAGAAGAATGAGATCATGTTCTCTTATGATGTATCTTTTGTCGAGAGTGATATCAAATGGCCCTCTAGGTGGGACATATACCTTGAAGCTGGTGATCAGTCTCATGTTCATTGGTTCTCTATCATGAATTCCCTGATGATTGTTACAATTCTTGCTGGGATCATCCTCGTCATCCTTTTCCGTACTGTTCGCCGTGACCTCATGCACTACGAGAATGTGCAACAAACACAG GAAGAGATCTCGGGGTGGAAGCTTCTTTCTGGAGATGTGTTTCGAGCTCCAACAAACCCCGATATACTCTGTGTCATGGTGGGAGATGGAGTCCAGATCTTAGCAATGGGTGTTATTACGATACTATTTGCCGCCATTGGCTTCATGTCTCCATCCTCTCGTGGTGCTCTCATCAATGGAATGCTGTTCTTTTACGTTGCACTTGGGTTCGCTGGAGGCTACGTCAGTGCTAAGCTATATCGGACAATCAACAATGGGAGGTTCAGAGGTTGGGTCTTGGTTTCACTTAAAACCTCATTCTTCTTCACAG GCATTGTGTTTATCGACATCATAATGCTGAACTTTTTACTGTGGGGAAGCCAAAGCAGCGGCGCATTGCCGCTGTCAAGCTTTGGCACTCTACTTCTTCTCTGGTCATGTGTTTCAACCCCACTGACACTCGTCGGAAGCTACTTCGGAGCGAGATCTGATCTAATTAGATACCCAACAAAACCGAGACAAATTCCGCGTGATATACCCTCTCAAAACTATCCATCGTGGATGTGGACTGTCGGTGCAGGGGCAATCCCTTTCGCGACACTCTTCATGGAACTCTTCTTTATTATGTCTAGCTTTTGGCATGGCCAAGCACATTACGTCTTCGGCTTCTTGTTCATTGTTATGGTCCTCTTGGTGTTAGTTTGTGCAGAAATCTCATTAGTTCTGACATATATAGAGCTTTGCGCTGAAGATTGGCAATGGTGGTGGAGATCTTTCTTTACCTCTGGCTCGGTCGCAATTTATGTACTTATATACTCGGTTTTATACCTTGTGGTTGATCTGCAGAGTTTAAGTGGCCCTGTTTCGGCGTGGTTGTATATCGGTTACTCATTGCTGATAGTTTTTGCTGTTTTTCTTGCAACCGGAGCTGTCGGCTTTCTTTCGTCTTTCTGCTTTGTGTACTACTTATTCTCCTCTGTGAAGCAAGATTGA
- the LOC120263581 gene encoding mitogen-activated protein kinase 15 encodes MQPDQRRKPSAELDFFTEYGEGSRYRIEEVIGKGSYGVVCSALDTQTGEKVAIKKINDIFEHVSDATRILREIKLLRLLRHPDIVEIKHILLPPSRREFKDIYVIFELMESDLHQVIKANDDLTPEHYQFFLYQLLRGLKYIHTANVFHRDLKPKNILANADCKLKICDFGLARVAFNDAPTAIFWTDYVATRWYRAPELCGSFFSKYTPAIDIWSIGCIFAELLTGKPLFPGKNVVHQLDLMTDLLGTPSQEVIARIRNEKARRYLSTMRRKKPIPFSQKFPNADSLALCLLEKMLAFEPKDRPSAEEALADPYFKSLARVEREPFAQPVTKMEFEFERRRITKEDVRELIYREILEYHPKLLKEFLEGTESTGFMYPSAVDQFKKQFAYLEEHYKNGSTGTPPERQHASLPRPCVVYPDNRPQSSGDVVGDLAKCSIKDVEKSQPDKNYAIHVKRTPLQVPQRAQGAAARPGKVVGSVLRYGSGLNSAAEVYDQRRVVRNPAVPLQYTSSSCSYPRRNPSCKNQRGDEDGIEGSSIAQPKPCIAREVTAAANGGTGGNW; translated from the exons ATGCAGCCGGATCAGCGTAGAAAG CCATCAGCGGAACTGGATTTTTTCACTGAGTACGGCGAGGGCAGTAGGTATCGAATAGAAGAGGTGATCGGCAAAGGGAGCTATGGTGTTGTTTGCTCAGCTCTGGACACGCAAACAGGCGAGAAGGTGGCAATTAAGAAGATAAATGACATCTTTGAACATGTCTCTGATGCCACACGAATTCTCCGTGAGATCAAGCTTCTTAGACTCTTGCGTCACCCTGACATTGTGGAGATCAAGCACATACTTCTACCTCCATCAAGGAGGGAATTCAAAGATATCTATGTTATTTTCGAACTCATGGAGTCTGATTTACACCAGGTCATCAAGGCGAATGATGACTTGACTCCAGAGCATTATCAGTTTTTCCTTTATCAGCTGCTTCGCGGcttaaaatacatacatacag CAAATGTTTTCCATAGGGATCTAAAACCTAAGAATATATTGGCGAATGCTGACTGCAAACTCAAGATATGTGACTTTGGACTTGCTAGGGTGGCATTTAACGATGCTCCCACTGCCATATTTTGGACG GATTATGTTGCAACCAGGTGGTACAGAGCACCTGAATTATGTGGCTCTTTTTTCTCAAAG TATACGCCAGCAATCGATATATGGAGCATCGGTTGCATCTTTGCTGAATTATTGACTGGCAAGCCACTCTTCCCCGGAAAGAATGTTGTTCACCAATTGGATCTAATGACTGATTTGCTAGGAACACCTTCCCAAGAAGTTATTGCTAGG ATTCGCAATGAGAAGGCCAGACGATATTTAAGCACAATGCGAAGGAAAAAACCGATACCTTTCTCTCAGAAATTTCCAAATGCTGATTCACTCGCTCTTTGCTTGTTAGAAAAGATGCTAGCCTTTGAACCTAAGGACCGGCCTTCTGCTGAAGAG GCTTTGGCAGATCCTTATTTCAAGAGCTTAGCGAGGGTTGAGAGGGAACCTTTTGCTCAGCCTGTGACGAAGATGGAGTTCGAATTTGAAAGACGAAGGATAACAAAGGAAGATGTAAGGGAGCTCATTTATCGTGAAATTCTTGAGTATCACCCGAAGCTGTTGAAAGAGTTCTTGGAAGGAACCGAGTCGACTGGTTTCATGTATCCGAG TGCTGTTGATCAATTTAAGAAGCAGTTTGCTTACCTTGAAGAGCATTATAAAAATGGCTCCACTGGCACACCACCAGAAAGGCAACATGCTTCTTTACCAAG GCCCTGTGTAGTTTATCCGGATAACAGACCACAGAGTTCCGGTGATGTTGTCGGAGATTTAGCAAAATGTTCCATTAAGGATGTTGAGAAGTCACAACCGGATAAAAATTATGCCATCCATGTGAAAAGAACTCCACTTCAAGTTCCTCAGAGAGCTCAAG GTGCTGCTGCAAGGCCCGGGAAAGTCGTTGGATCAGTCTTGCGATATGGTTCCGGTCTGAACTCAGCTGCAGAAGTGTATGACCAGCGAAGAGTTGTCAGAAATCCAGCAGTACCATTGCAATACACATCTTCGAGCTGTTCATATCCTCGAAGAAATCCAAGCTGCAAGAATCAGAGAGGTGATGAAGATGGCATCGAAGGGTCCTCAATCGCACAGCCGAAGCCTTGCATTGCAAGAGAAGTCACCGCGGCAGCTAACGGTGGGACGGGAGGTAATTGGTAG
- the LOC120263582 gene encoding transcription termination factor MTERF4, chloroplastic-like has protein sequence MKSMATTAMAKPSLFSSLRMQLAKPHPSPRRSYVRASPPSPSTLYARPSLQQMKIQSAENRARVYDFLRSIGIVPDELEGLELPVTVEVMRDRIDFLHSLGLTLDDINNYPLVLGCSVKKNMIPVLDYLGKLGVRKSTFTEFLRRYPQVLHSSVVIDLAPVVKYLQGMDIKAGDIPRVLEKYPELLGFKLEGTMSTSVAYLVGIGVARREIGRILTKFPELLGMRVGRVIKPFVEHLVCIGLPRLAVARLIEKQPQILGFGLENRVKPNVEALVEFGVRNEAIPSVIAQYPDIIGIELMPKLALQQSLFESSILIGREDFGRVLEKMPQAVSLARGTILKHVDFFTGNGFMLSQVSRMVVGCPQLLALNLDVMKMSFEYFKAEMDRDLEALVEFPAFFTYGLESAIRPRQQMIAKKGVECSLAWMLNCTDEKFKERMSYESIGIEEMEVESSAFDMNSLLEPREEDDEDDEDDELEHEDDLDDEDSDDEYV, from the coding sequence ATGAAATCCATGGCGACCACCGCCATGGCCAAACCCTCGCTTTTCTCCTCACTTCGCATGCAACTCGCGAAGCCCCACCCCTCTCCCCGCCGCTCATACGTCCGCGCCTCACCCCCCTCCCCTTCCACCCTCTACGCTCGCCCCAGCCTCCAGCAGATGAAGATCCAGAGCGCCGAGAACCGCGCCCGCGTCTACGACTTCCTCCGCTCCATCGGCATCGTCCCCGACGAGCTTGAAGGTCTGGAGCTCCCCGTCACCGTCGAAGTCATGCGCGATCGCATCGATTTCCTTCATTCCCTCGGCCTCACCCTTGACGACATCAACAACTACCCCCTCGTCCTCGGATGCAGTGTCAAGAAGAACATGATCCCCGTCCTCGACTACCTCGGCAAGCTCGGCGTTCGCAAATCCACCTTCACCGAGTTCCTCCGAAGGTATCCCCAGGTACTCCATTCCAGCGTCGTCATTGATCTCGCTCCCGTCGTCAAGTACTTGCAAGGCATGGATATCAAAGCTGGAGACATCCCTAGGGTTCTCGAGAAGTACCCGGAGTTGCTAGGGTTCAAGCTTGAAGGCACAATGAGCACTTCCGTTGCGTATTTGGTTGGAATCGGCGTTGCAAGGAGAGAAATTGGGCGAATTCTCACTAAATTTCCTGAATTGCTAGGAATGCGAGTGGGGAGAGTGATCAAGCCTTTCGTCGAACACCTTGTGTGCATTGGCTTGCCAAGACTAGCAGTTGCAAGATTGATTGAGAAACAGCCCCAAATTCTAGGGTTTGGATTGGAGAACAGAGTGAAGCCCAATGTTGAAGCTCTAGTTGAGTTTGGTGTTAGAAATGAGGCTATTCCATCAGTCATAGCTCAGTATCCTGATATTATCGGTATCGAATTAATGCCGAAGCTTGCTTTGCAGCAGAGTTTATTCGAAAGCAGCATTTTGATAGGCCGGGAAGATTTCGGGAGGGTGCTTGAGAAAATGCCTCAGGCTGTTAGTCTCGCCCGGGGGACGATTTTGAAGCATGTCGATTTCTTTACAGGGAATGGTTTTATGTTGAGTCAAGTGAGTAGGATGGTCGTCGGTTGCCCGCAGTTGCTTGCTTTGAATCTTGATGTTATGAAGATGAGTTTCGAGTATTTTAAAGCCGAAATGGATAGGGATTTGGAGGCCTTGGTTGAGTTCCCGGCTTTCTTTACTTATGGTCTTGAGTCGGCAATTAGGCCTAGGCAGCAGATGATTGCGAAGAAAGGAGTTGAGTGTTCTTTGGCATGGATGCTTAATTGCACTGATGAGAAGTTCAAAGAGAGAATGAGTTATGAGTCAATTGGtatcgaggaaatggaggtggAATCATCGGCATTTGATATGAATTCTTTGTTAGAGCCtagggaagaagatgatgaagatgatgaagatgatgaattaGAGCATGAGGATGATTTGGATGATGAGGATAGTGATGATGAGTATGTGTGA
- the LOC120263584 gene encoding protein RESISTANCE TO PHYTOPHTHORA 1, chloroplastic, which yields MHPFFSPPASNPTISRFPTIFPPLRAAIRPPVHRRTTRFRSEASSDGADAPTIQESEGEEQDLKPSSFASVSPSIDKDIKKAVQKTAATFAPRASTASKNPAVPGTALYTLFEVQGYVSMLLGGALSFNLVFPSNEPDIWRLMGMWSIWMFTIPSLRARDCSKNEKEALNYLFLVIPLINILIPFVWKSFAVVWSADTIVFFLMYTWKMGWLQRAE from the exons ATGCATCCCTTCTTCTCCCCACCCGCTTCCAACCCTACAATCTCCAGATTTCCGACCATTTTCCCGCCGTTAAGGGCCGCTATCCGCCCTCCCGTCCACCGCCGGACGACAAGGTTCAGGTCCGAGGCCAGCTCCGATGGCGCCGACGCTCCAACCATCCAAGAAAGCGAAGGAGAAGAGCAGGACCTCAAACCATCTTCTTTTGCCTCTGTTTCACCTTCCATTGATAAAGATATCAAGAAA GCTGTTCAGAAAACTGCAGCAACATTTGCACCAAGGGCTTCCACAGCAAGCAAGAACCCTGCTGTGCCAGGCACTGCTCTGTATACTCTTTTTGAAGTTCAAGGTTATGTCTCCATGTTACTTGGTGGAGCTCTTTCTTTCAACCTCGTTTTCCCATCCAATGAACCTGACATTTGGAGATTAATGGGAATGTGGTCCATTTGGATGTTCA CCATTCCTTCCCTCAGAGCACGAGATTGCTCgaaaaatgagaaagaagcTCTGAATTATCTGTTTCTTGTTATACCATTAATCAACATTTTGATTCCATTTGTATGGAAATCATTCGCAGTTGTTTGGTCTGCAGATACCATTGTCTTCTTTCTGATGTATACATGGaag ATGGGATGGCTTCAGAGGGCAGAGTAG